CGCGGTCGCGCTCGGCGGCGCGGCCTGGGTGACCGTGCCGGGCGAGCTCCAGACCGCCCTGGGGCTCGAGGTCAAGCGGGCGGCGCGGCCGCTGTTCGCCCACGTGTTCATCGCCGGCGTCTCGAACGACTACCTCGGCTACTTCGTGACGGCGGAGGACTACGAGCGCCCGGCGTACGTGACCTGCGCGACGCTCTACGGGCCGCGGACCGGCGCATGCCTCGCGCGCACGGCCGCGGACTTGCTCGGGGAGCTCGGCGGCCGGCGGCGGCCCGCGCAGACGCCCGCGCCGTGCGAGGGTTCGCCGAACGCCCGATGAGCGCGGGACGGGGGCCGGGCCTAGGAGGCGGTGGCGAGGCGGCGCGCGAGCGAGGACTTCTTGCGGGCGGCGGTGTTGCGGTGGATGACGCCCTTGGAGACGGCCTTGTCGAGGGCCCGGATCGCCGCGCGGATCACGGCGCTCTGTGCCGTCTCCTCGCGGGCCGCCTTCACGGCCGTGCGGACTCTCGAGCGGATCGCCCGGTTGCGGAGGCGCCGCCGCTCGTTCTGG
The sequence above is a segment of the Candidatus Methylomirabilota bacterium genome. Coding sequences within it:
- the rpsT gene encoding 30S ribosomal protein S20, encoding MANTKSSLKRMRQNERRRLRNRAIRSRVRTAVKAAREETAQSAVIRAAIRALDKAVSKGVIHRNTAARKKSSLARRLATAS